Proteins encoded together in one Caldicellulosiruptor saccharolyticus DSM 8903 window:
- a CDS encoding M24 family metallopeptidase yields the protein MTDKRIEKVFTRDEKVEAVFITKKENVRYLSNFKGDESFLLLTRDKKKYLLTDFRYVEQAKKEASEFEIIDYKGKLYEAILDILSQNHINSLYFEGYNLTFSTFSDMKEKIGDRIYPLSFSIDEIRAVKDEEEIELIKRAVEITDKAFEHILKFIKPGVTENEVVAELNHFILKNGAKGFSFEPIVASGKRSSLPHGTATNKKIEYGDVVTIDFGCNFDGYMSDMTRTIFVGKPDDSMIRIYNIVKEAQQKAEEFIKEGIKCLEVDKIARDYIGSFGYMDKFGHSLGHGVGLEIHELPRLSPKSEAILKENMVVTVEPGIYLKEVGGVRIEDLVVVKKNGCEILTGSTKEIIIL from the coding sequence ATGACTGACAAGAGAATTGAAAAGGTTTTTACAAGGGATGAAAAAGTAGAGGCGGTATTTATCACAAAAAAAGAAAATGTGAGATATCTTAGCAATTTTAAAGGAGATGAGAGTTTTTTACTTCTCACCAGAGATAAAAAAAAATACCTACTTACAGATTTTAGATACGTTGAACAAGCAAAAAAAGAGGCAAGTGAATTTGAGATTATCGACTATAAGGGAAAGCTTTATGAAGCCATTTTGGATATTCTCTCTCAGAATCATATAAATTCACTTTATTTTGAAGGATACAACCTTACTTTTTCAACATTTTCTGATATGAAAGAGAAGATAGGGGATAGAATTTATCCTCTTTCCTTCAGCATTGATGAAATAAGAGCTGTGAAAGATGAAGAAGAGATTGAACTTATAAAGAGAGCTGTTGAAATAACAGATAAGGCTTTTGAGCATATTTTAAAATTTATAAAACCGGGCGTAACAGAAAATGAGGTTGTTGCAGAGCTTAACCATTTTATATTGAAAAACGGAGCCAAAGGGTTTTCATTTGAACCAATTGTAGCATCTGGAAAGAGAAGTTCGCTTCCGCATGGCACAGCTACAAACAAAAAGATTGAGTATGGAGATGTAGTAACAATAGATTTTGGCTGCAACTTTGACGGCTACATGTCGGATATGACAAGGACAATATTTGTTGGAAAGCCTGACGACTCGATGATTCGAATATACAATATTGTAAAAGAAGCTCAGCAAAAGGCAGAAGAATTTATAAAAGAAGGGATAAAATGTCTTGAAGTGGACAAAATTGCACGTGATTATATAGGTTCCTTTGGTTATATGGATAAATTTGGCCATTCATTAGGTCATGGAGTGGGGCTTGAAATACATGAACTTCCAAGACTTTCGCCAAAGTCAGAAGCAATTTTGAAAGAAAATATGGTTGTAACAGTTGAACCAGGCATTTATCTTAAAGAGGTGGGTGGTGTAAGAATAGAAGATTTGGTCGTTGTGAAGAAAAATGGATGCGAAATTTTAACAGGCTCCACGAAAGAAATAATAATATTGTAG
- a CDS encoding anthranilate synthase component II translates to MILLIDNYDSFTFNIYQMIASKTQVVVFRNDKVTIETIQKLNPAGIIISPGPGSPKDAGISSEVVKRFAGVVPILGVCLGHQVIGECFGARVVHAKSIYHGMRSRVDLLEAGKRSPLYKCVPDRFFAGRYHSLVVEKTASLQGLEIAAVSEDDEVMSILNDELKIYGIQFHPESILTPDGEKILQNFLDLCYGQVRKDAQRSA, encoded by the coding sequence ATGATATTGTTAATAGATAACTACGATTCATTTACATTCAATATTTATCAGATGATTGCAAGCAAAACCCAAGTAGTAGTTTTTAGAAACGATAAGGTTACAATTGAAACTATACAAAAACTAAATCCTGCAGGAATAATAATCTCACCTGGGCCAGGAAGTCCAAAAGATGCAGGGATCTCATCAGAGGTAGTAAAGAGGTTTGCGGGAGTAGTCCCAATATTAGGGGTATGTTTGGGACATCAAGTGATAGGTGAATGCTTTGGAGCAAGAGTTGTGCATGCCAAGTCAATATATCATGGGATGAGGTCTCGAGTTGACTTATTAGAAGCAGGTAAAAGAAGTCCACTTTACAAATGTGTGCCAGACAGGTTCTTTGCAGGCAGATACCATTCTTTGGTTGTAGAAAAGACAGCATCATTGCAGGGACTTGAAATAGCGGCAGTAAGTGAAGATGATGAGGTTATGTCAATTTTGAATGATGAGCTAAAAATATATGGAATTCAATTTCACCCTGAATCAATATTGACACCTGATGGGGAAAAGATATTACAAAACTTTTTAGATTTGTGTTATGGGCAGGTGAGAAAAGATGCTCAAAGAAGCGCTTGA
- the trpD gene encoding anthranilate phosphoribosyltransferase, with translation MLKEALEVVTAKRDLDYGQVKNLLDSILEGELDEMKFGAFLAALKTKGETKEEISAFVDAFYEKAQKIEYTHPKTIDTCGTGGDGKGTFNISTASAIVLSCFDLKVAKHGNRSITSNSGSADILENLGIDIQAPPQRILEGLEKHNFAFLFAPKYHPATKKVATVRKSLGIRTVFNILGPLLNPVSLNYQVVGAFDFEAQEKIASVLKGKRKRAAIIHSLDGLDEISVSQKTRVLELQGDNIKEYYIDPKEYGIEYTLDDIKGYTPQENAKIFRSILNGEVSAYYWAVVLNSAFALYIAEVANDIEEGIALCQSAIKKGDAMLKLKDLQQHYKVGA, from the coding sequence ATGCTCAAAGAAGCGCTTGAGGTTGTAACAGCAAAAAGGGATTTAGATTATGGTCAGGTAAAAAATCTTCTGGACAGTATACTTGAGGGTGAACTTGACGAAATGAAATTTGGAGCGTTTTTGGCAGCACTCAAAACAAAGGGGGAAACAAAAGAAGAAATTTCTGCTTTTGTCGACGCGTTTTATGAAAAGGCTCAAAAGATTGAATATACTCATCCAAAGACGATAGACACATGTGGGACTGGTGGAGATGGCAAAGGTACATTTAATATTTCCACTGCAAGTGCAATAGTTCTCAGCTGTTTTGATTTAAAGGTTGCAAAACACGGTAACAGAAGCATTACAAGCAACTCTGGTTCTGCAGATATTTTAGAAAATTTAGGCATAGATATCCAGGCACCACCTCAAAGAATTTTAGAAGGTTTGGAGAAGCACAATTTTGCGTTTTTATTTGCTCCCAAGTACCATCCAGCAACGAAAAAAGTAGCAACTGTAAGAAAGTCGCTTGGTATAAGGACAGTTTTTAACATCTTAGGTCCACTTTTGAACCCTGTAAGTTTGAATTATCAAGTTGTTGGTGCTTTTGATTTTGAAGCACAGGAAAAGATAGCTTCTGTTTTGAAAGGAAAAAGAAAAAGAGCAGCTATTATTCACAGTCTTGATGGGCTTGATGAAATTTCGGTTTCACAGAAAACAAGAGTTTTAGAGTTGCAAGGTGATAATATCAAAGAATACTACATAGACCCAAAAGAGTATGGTATAGAGTACACACTTGATGATATTAAAGGATATACCCCGCAAGAGAATGCGAAAATTTTTAGGAGTATTTTAAATGGTGAGGTTTCTGCTTATTATTGGGCAGTTGTTCTAAATTCTGCTTTTGCTCTTTATATTGCCGAGGTTGCAAATGATATTGAAGAAGGTATTGCCTTGTGCCAAAGTGCAATAAAAAAGGGTGATGCGATGTTAAAGCTTAAAGATTTACAACAACACTACAAAGTGGGGGCTTAA
- the aroQ gene encoding type II 3-dehydroquinate dehydratase, producing the protein MKKILVINGPNLNLLGIREKDIYGSTNYNKLLEIISKKANELNLNTLFFQSNHEGEIIDRIHKALDENIDGIIINPGAYTHYSYAIHDAIKAVNIPTIEVHISNIYAREEFRKRSVIAPACVGQISGFGIKSYIIALYALKEILG; encoded by the coding sequence GTGAAGAAGATTTTAGTGATAAATGGGCCAAATCTAAACCTTTTAGGTATCAGAGAGAAAGATATATACGGTAGTACAAATTACAATAAGCTTTTGGAGATAATATCAAAAAAGGCAAATGAACTTAATTTAAATACACTCTTTTTTCAGTCAAATCATGAAGGCGAGATAATAGATAGAATCCACAAAGCTCTTGATGAAAATATAGATGGAATAATTATCAATCCAGGTGCTTACACTCATTACAGTTATGCCATTCACGATGCAATAAAAGCTGTGAATATTCCAACAATTGAAGTGCATATTTCCAACATCTATGCAAGAGAAGAGTTTAGAAAAAGAAGTGTAATTGCACCAGCATGTGTAGGACAAATCTCTGGTTTTGGTATAAAAAGCTATATAATTGCACTTTACGCATTAAAGGAGATTTTAGGTTGA
- a CDS encoding anthranilate synthase component I family protein produces MNKVANMRPDSSSGLFCYQDVSINIPSFEEYFDSSVDISHIDFESIGEDYFYFENSQILAFCYDTLLVIKVFENRIEIEDDFNKVVEHEGVLEKLNKILTYLIEKNAFISARFNYHAINLIEDIYSTDEPYIVFTIYAKNFIVEKNLGIKRILISKGFELKGEKFNKFIGKNQKVTSKVLYNTPRDYYISIVKQAKEDIRNGEIFQIVLSQVIKIKSDISTNQLFYTMKEKNPSEYSIVINTKDEQIICFSPETLIKKEKNIVRTFPIAGTYRINDGDDVAQKKIEILKDKKEISEHVMLVDLARNDLGRISKPGTVKVEEYLQIKKLYNLIHIYSVVTGELEEKNLVKAILSVFPAGTLTGAPKVRAMQLIEKYERQRRGLYGGAIGYIFKDCFDLAIAIRMAIKDKKEDTFLLQSGAGIVNLSVPDNEYQECLTKLRAFLKIMEVDENDIVNR; encoded by the coding sequence ATGAATAAGGTGGCAAATATGCGCCCCGATAGCTCATCGGGGCTTTTTTGCTATCAAGATGTAAGTATAAATATTCCTTCCTTTGAGGAATATTTTGACAGTTCAGTTGACATATCTCATATTGATTTTGAGTCAATAGGGGAAGATTATTTCTACTTTGAAAATTCCCAAATACTGGCATTTTGCTATGATACTCTTTTGGTTATAAAGGTGTTTGAAAATAGAATTGAGATTGAAGATGACTTCAATAAAGTGGTTGAACATGAAGGGGTTTTAGAAAAGCTCAATAAAATCTTAACGTATTTGATTGAGAAAAATGCATTTATATCAGCGCGTTTTAATTACCATGCTATAAACTTGATAGAGGACATTTACTCGACTGATGAGCCATACATTGTGTTTACTATATACGCAAAGAATTTCATAGTTGAAAAGAACTTGGGAATTAAAAGAATACTTATTTCCAAAGGCTTTGAGTTAAAAGGGGAAAAATTTAACAAGTTCATTGGGAAAAACCAAAAAGTCACGAGCAAGGTTTTGTACAATACTCCAAGAGATTACTATATTAGTATAGTTAAACAAGCAAAAGAGGATATAAGAAACGGAGAAATTTTTCAGATTGTACTGTCTCAAGTGATAAAGATAAAAAGCGATATTTCAACAAACCAGCTCTTTTACACAATGAAAGAAAAGAATCCGTCTGAATACTCTATTGTAATAAATACCAAAGATGAGCAGATCATTTGTTTTTCACCAGAGACATTAATTAAAAAGGAGAAAAACATAGTAAGGACGTTCCCTATTGCTGGCACATATAGAATCAATGATGGCGATGATGTTGCACAAAAAAAGATAGAGATATTAAAAGACAAGAAAGAAATCAGTGAACATGTGATGCTTGTAGACCTTGCCAGAAATGATTTGGGGAGAATCTCAAAACCCGGCACAGTAAAAGTAGAGGAATATCTACAAATTAAAAAGCTTTATAACCTCATACACATCTACTCAGTTGTCACAGGTGAGCTTGAAGAGAAAAACCTTGTGAAAGCGATACTTTCAGTATTTCCAGCGGGCACGCTGACAGGTGCACCAAAAGTAAGAGCAATGCAGCTGATAGAGAAGTATGAAAGACAAAGACGCGGACTTTATGGAGGTGCGATAGGTTACATCTTCAAAGATTGTTTTGACTTAGCAATTGCGATCAGGATGGCCATAAAGGACAAGAAAGAAGATACATTCCTACTTCAAAGTGGAGCGGGAATTGTTAATCTTTCTGTTCCTGATAATGAATATCAAGAGTGTTTGACAAAGCTAAGGGCATTTTTGAAAATTATGGAGGTGGATGAGAATGATATTGTTAATAGATAA